One window from the genome of Salvia splendens isolate huo1 chromosome 9, SspV2, whole genome shotgun sequence encodes:
- the LOC121746808 gene encoding protein MODIFIER OF SNC1 1-like, with protein MNSNMLAGERRWASSRRGGMTVLGKVAVPKPINLPSQRLENHGLDRNVEIVPKGTVSWGSRPSSSGSSPWNSSSLSPNADGGTVSPSHPSGRPSSGGSGTRPSTSGSDRTHDHVPNAWSANSRPSSASGTLSTNQTSSSSSLRPRSAENRPNSSQLSRFAEPVSKSHAAWDSSVTAERLGVKSMKEDNFSLTSGDFPTLGSEKDNSLKKVEPEDSRPSSASGRIVQANKEDNIPHADLKHATVNTWRAESTQHAEDGIHPSMENWQGDPHQYYPNTAPQRFEGWRGPPMNGPSGGWYGGRPRGPAFGAHVPPGGFPLEPYPYYRPQMHEAYPRPGMQFRANFYPGPPGPMPFEGYYGPPMGYCNNEREMPYMGMPTGPPVYNGYPAPTPDISNSHGRTTARRPTGKTISEQVETGHSEETRAPKRVPLNMHNEYEQEEGDHWEQHVPPNILHPGKIRFPASSRKTEWGAEEDAKEAVSAKRTAPSQNPSNSHGNRIHSADMKVKAVDGMPNSKGLDDNRTNQSEAPPSFPSVVPQLPVSSERDAAPATTKKAALIHKIDGLNAKFRVTDGWNDSTNADDREKERTGAQIVDMKVNNCTRDVGTPAMASHRTPVSRNYVAALDAVTVPVGDNPLHPIAAIPRRSYHGGHARVDHRGKGKFNSQEADGWRRKPLSNDSSSAVIASNNESTPNILSYGPNNVGESSENSMVDPVGKVEGDLAEVCDSTDIQAQRAKMKELAKQRYLQLQKEEEERVREQKAKALAKLEELDRRKQAGANQKADRTPVIGDVRVEQQEVHTVIGTVIAELKTNESGFNLVLSPAVAAVGTDSNTNQAGESVEVSRDLRLTIQHKGLVESNVSPLPRIEDFADGNTKGVVSPPDDGGISRHKRAGYKQKQNNMPQKHPNEKPVSSSTFEVQKDRIFAAVADMHERPSSESNVVNTSKSLVEPLAQQRKRISRSNKPKPKPEETPIVSVLPSVTSNVTPENESIDNVGSNDSVSNMGASVSTACEPDTAVHSWELSSSLPSEESQSKVPTQWKPNRRIPKNQQGHRFTDKHHGSSDTVVWAPKAKASDEVSQNSLQESANLMKNENVAQNSLKGKRAEMERYVPKPQLAQQGSSPPFSSSVSSTRLSEGAAAEQSGSAISANSQPVISATANVWSNLEMNVGDSNHSKNKKDHGTWKQRGVTDSSQMKSVPTGPTDTSQVKGVHTGPSPISQPTKEIQLSKELVHSGRSESNRANAEFKISGAAMSKHPSVKDQDATGRGKRHPPRGPRSGGNNPDFENTLHGEGDGSLSSAPDVNLMDKSIISKENRSFGERTSSHWQPKSSPNSANNQQGNRNAGSESITLEANRGPRKSTQHKMQSVPQQDKESSNFSQPQLQPGQSENVKSNVSDDSVARLHQDYDGEKKPAPVKGRPCSPNQDPVGTGESSLTNTVDLLEHNVTSGSRRAGRQNNRPVRGHDTRAELSSGHENRPHNAPAFWDRQRQNVHLEYQPVGPFKGHKPEKVEELADGGADNMDQRYRERGQSNFKRGGNYYRR; from the exons ATGAATTCAAATATGTTGGCTGGAGAGCGGAG ATGGGCTTCTTCAAGAAGGGGTGGCATGACTGTGTTGGGGAAAGTTGCTGTTCCAAAACCAATAAACTTGCCAAGCCAACG GCTGGAGAATCATGGTTTGGATCGTAATGTTGAAATTGTTCCCAA GGGTACAGTTAGCTGGGGAAGCCGTCCCTCTTCATCTGGTTCAAGTCCATGGAACTCTTCATCATTGTCACCAAATGCTGATGGTGGCACTGTTTCACCTAGTCATCCCAGTGGCCGCCCTTCTTCTGGTGGAAGTGGTACACGTCCATCAACCTCAGGCAGTGATAGAACCCATGATCATGTTCCAAATGCTTGGTCTGCAAACTCCAGACCTTCATCTGCTTCTGGGACGCTCTCCACAAACcagacatcatcatcatcatctttgCGTCCTAGAAGTGCGGAAAACCGACCTAATAGCTCACAGCTTTCTAGATTTGCTGAGCCTGTGTCCAAATCTCATGCAGCATGGGATTCAAGTGTTACTGCAGAAAGATTG GGGGTGAAGTCCATGAAGGAGGATAATTTCTCTCTAACTTCGGGAGACTTTCCAACTCTTGGTTCTGAGAAAGATAATTCCTtaaaaaaagttgaaccagAAG ATAGCCGCCCTAGCTCAGCTTCTGGTAGAATAGTTCAGGCCAACAAAGAGGACAATATACCCCATGCTG ATCTCAAGCATGCAACTGTCAATACTTGGAGGGCAGAAAGTACCCAGCATGCCGAGGATGGTATTCATCCTAGCATGGAGAATTGGCAAGGGGATCCCCATCAATATTATCCGAACACTGCCCCTCAGCGTTTTGAGGGCTGGCGTGGTCCTCCTATGAATGGGCCATCTGGTGGTTGGTATGGGGGACGTCCTCGAGGTCCTGCTTTTGGCGCTCATGTTCCTCCTGGTGGTTTTCCCTTGGAACCATATCCTTATTACCGGCCACAGATGCATGAGGCCTATCCTCGACCAGGTATGCAGTTTAGGGCTAATTTCTATCCAGGTCCCCCAGGTCCAATGCCTTTTGAGGGTTATTACGGACCACCTATGGGTTACTGCAACAATGAACGTGAAATGCCATATATGGGAATGCCAACAGGCCCCCCTGTTTATAATGGTTATCCAGCCCCTACTCCCGATATAAGCAACTCTCATGGTCGAACTACTGCACGTCGCCCTACTGGAAAAACAATATCAGAACAAGTGGAGACTGGTCATTCAGAGGAAACACGTGCACCAAAAAGGGTTCCTCTAAACATGCATAATGAGTATGAGCAGGAGGAAGGAGATCATTGGGAGCAACATGTGCCGCCTAATATCTTGCATCCTGGGAAAATTCGGTTTCCTGCATCTTCTCGAAAGACTGAGTGGGGTGCGGAAGAGGATGCAAAAGAAGCTGTATCTGCCAAGAGGACGGCTCCAAGCCAGAACCCTTCAAACAGTCACGGAAATAGAATTCATTCAGCAGACATGAAAGTGAAGGCTGTTGACGGCATGCCCAATTCTAAAGGACTTGATGATAACAGGACAAATCAATCTGAAGCTCCACCTTCTTTTCCTTCTGTAGTGCCTCAGTTACCTGTTTCTAGTGAGAGAGATGCTGCACCAGCTACAACCAAAAAGGCAGCACTAATACATAAAATTGATGGCTTAAATGCAAAATTTCGTGTAACTGATGGGTGGAATGATTCCACAAATGCTGATGACAGGGAAAAAGAAAGGACTGGGGCTCAAATAGTTGATATGAAAGTTAATAATTGCACCAGGGATGTTGGTACTCCTGCTATGGCTTCTCATAGGACTCCTGTTTCCAGAAACTATGTTGCTGCCCTGGATGCAGTGACAGTTCCTGTTGGTGATAATCCATTGCACCCAATTGCTGCCATCCCTAG GAGATCGTATCATGGTGGGCATGCTAGAGTTGATCATCGTGGTAAAGGGAAGTTCAATAGTCAGGAAGCTGATGGATGGCGAAGGAAGCCTCTCAGTAATGATTCCTCAAGTGCAGTTATAGCTTCAAATAATGAATCTACACCAAATATTCTGTCTTATGGCCCTAATAATGTTGGAGAGTCTTCTGAGAATTCTATGGTGGATCCAGTAGGGAAGGTCGAGGGAGATTTGGCTGAAGTATGTGATTCCACTGATATTCAGGCACAG CGTGCCAAGATGAAAGAGTTAGCCAAGCAACGGTACCTTCAACTAcagaaggaagaggaagaacGAGTAAGGGAGCAGAAGGCCAAGGCTCTTGCTAAACTAGAAGAATTGGACCGCCGAAAACAAGCAGGTGCAAATCAGAAGGCTGATAGAACTCCGGTCATTGGTGATGTCAGGGTAGAACAACAAGAAGTACATACGGTTATAGGCACTGTGATTGCTGAACTTAAGACTAATGAATCTGGCTTTAACTTAGTCTTGAGCCCTGCTGTTGCTGCTGTGGGAACAGATAGCAACACAAATCAGGCTGGAGAATCTGTTGAAGTGTCTAGGGACTTGCGCCTGACGATACAACATAAAGGTTTAGTGGAATCTAACGTGTCTCCTTTGCCTAGAATTGAAGATTTTGCGGATGGAAATACTAAAGGAGTAGTGTCGCCACCTGATGATGGAGGAATTTCCAGACACAAGCGAGCAGGCTACAAGCAGAAGCAGAATAACATGCCACAGAAGCATCCGAATGAAAAACCTGTCTCTAGCTCTACATTTGAGGTGCAAAAAGATCGCATTTTTGCAGCTGTTGCTGATATGCATGAGCGTCCATCAAGCGAGTCAAATGTGGTGAACACATCGAAGTCTCTGGTTGAGCCATTGGCCCAGCAAAGAAAGAGAATTAGTAGGAGTAATAAACCCAAGCCCAAACCAGAAGAAACACCCATTGTTTCTGTTTTACCATCAGTGACATCAAATGTTACTCCTGAAAATGAGTCAATTGATAATGTTGGATCTAATGATTCAGTGTCTAATATGGGTGCCTCTGTCTCAACAGCGTGTGAGCCTGACACAGCAGTGCACAGTTGGGAGCTATCCTCTTCTCTACCCAGTGAGGAATCCCAGAGCAAGGTACCTACTCAGTGGAAACCGAATCGCAGAATTCCAAAAAATCAACAAGGACATAGATTTACAGACAAGCATCATGGTAGTAGTGATACCGTTGTTTGGGCTCCTAAGGCTAAGGCTTCGGATGAAGTGAGTCAAAATTCTCTTCAGGAATCTGCTAATTTGATGAAGAATGAAAATGTGGCACAGAATAGTTTGAAAGGCAAGAGGGCCGAAATGGAAAGATATGTCCCAAAGCCACAGCTAGCTCAGCAAGGAAGTTCTCCACCTTTTTCATCCTCAGTTAGCTCAACAAGATTAAGTGAGGGTGCTGCTGCGGAACAATCTGGGTCAGCTATTTCTGCAAACTCACAACCTGTAATCTCTGCAACTGCAAATGTCTGGTCTAACTTGGAGATGAATGTGGGAGATAGCAACCATAGTAAGAATAAAAAAGATCACGGGACTTGGAAACAACGTGGTGTGACAGATTCATCTCAGATGAAGAGTGTGCCTACTGGTCCAACCGATACATCTCAAGTGAAAGGTGTTCATACTGGGCCATCTCCAATATCTCAGCCCACAAAGGAGATTCAGCTGTCCAAGGAGCTTGTGCATTCTGGGAGGAGCGAATCTAATAGAGCCAATGCTGAATTCAAAATATCTGGTGCTGCAATGAGCAAACATCCTTCAGTGAAAGATCAGGATGCAACAGGCAGAGGAAAGAGACATCCACCCAGGGGTCCTAGAAGCGGTGGAAATAATCCTGATTTTGAGAACACTTTACATGGTGAAGGTGATGGAAGTTTGTCTTCAGCACCGGATGTGAACCTGATGGATAAATCTATTATTTCAAAAGAGAATCGCAGCTTTGGGGAGCGGACATCCTCTCATTGGCAGCCCAAGTCCAGTCCAAATTCTGCTAATAATCAGCAAGGAAATAGAAATGCTGGAAGCGAATCCATTACTTTAGAAGCTAATAGGGGCCCGAGGAAGAGTACTCAACATAAGATGCAATCAGTGCCCCAACAGGATAAGGAGAGTAGCAACTTTAGCCAACCTCAGCTTCAGCCAGGCCAATCTGAAAATGTCAAAAGTAATGTATCTGATGATTCAGTTGCACGTCTCCATCAAGACTATGACGGAGAAAAGAAGCCTGCTCCAGTAAAAGGGCGTCCTTGCTCCCCAAATCAAGATCCAGTTGGCACTGGTGAGTCATCTCTTACTAACACAGTTGATCTGCTTGAGCACAATGTTACATCAGGATCCAGGAGAGCTGGAAGGCAAAACAATCGGCCTGTAAGAGGCCATGACACCCGTGCAGAGTTGTCTTCAGGGCATGAAAACCGGCCACATAATGCCCCTGCATTCTGGGACAGGCAGAGGCAGAATGTGCACTTGGAGTACCAGCCAGTTGGTCCTTTCAAGGGTCACAAACCTGAAAAAGTTGAGGAGCTAGCAGATGGAGGAGCTGATAATATGGACCAAAGATACCGGGAAAGAGGCCAGAGTAACTTCAAACGTGGAGGAAACTACTACAGGAGATAA
- the LOC121748207 gene encoding leucine-rich repeat receptor-like serine/threonine-protein kinase RGI4 codes for MPVFRWPLLLLLLAFFSPVSSLNPQGQALLAWRRTFNASVDALSGWSPDHATPCSWFGISCNSKNEVVAINLKYIDLLGNVLSDFTSLRTLNELVLCGTNLSGPIPPTVGELQQLKLLDLSDNSLTGEIPDSICTLQKLEQLHLNSNRLEGSIPVEIGNLAALTELTLFDNQLVGGIPASIGRMKQLAVIRAGGNKNLGGALPQEIGNCSNLALLGLAETSISGFLPPSLGQLKKLQTLAIYTTLLSGKIPPELGDCTELRNIYLYENSLAGSIPVQLGKLQKLENLLLWQNSLVGTIPPELGNCSRLLVIDASMNSLTGEIPESFGNLSLLQELQLSVNQISGKIPSQLGSCTALNLIELDNNQLSGSIPAEFGNLRNLSLLFLWQNRLQGNIPPSLSNCQNLEAVDLSQNELTGPIPSGIFDLQNLNKLLLLANNLSGPIPPAIGNCSSLIRFRANDNKLTGNVPPEIGKLKSLNFFDLGSNRLSGIIPPEISGCRNLTFLDLHSNSISGSLPENLDHLVALQFLDVSDNMIGGTLSSSLGSLISLTKLVLGVNRFLGSIPSELGSCSKLQLLDLSSNELEGTIPASLGKIPALEIALNLSWNRLSGGIPKEFTSLDRLGVLDVSHNQLSGDLHYLADLQNLVALNVSHNNFSGRVPDTPFFSKLPLSVLAGNPELCVTGSACAADKGGATRHGKGARVAMVVLLCTACILLLTALYLILGGNIRSRGSRNGDVDNEDDVELAAPWEVTVYQKLDLSITDVAKCLTPVNVLGHGRTGVVYRALSSGGPTIAVKRFQSSEKCSASAFSSEIATLARIRHRNIVRLLGWAANRKTKLLLYDYLPNGTLGALLHDRQGERVEWDTRFKIALGVAEGLAYLHHDCAPPILHRDVKTHNILLGDRYEPCLADFGLARFMDGENAGSFSAHPQLAGSYGYFAPEYASMVKITEKIDVYSYGVVLLEIITGKKPVDPSFPDGQHVVQWVRNHLKSKQDPVDIIDQVLRGLPDTQIQEMLQAVGIALLCTSNRPDDRPAMKDVVALLKEIKHEPVAGADQAHKPTARSPKGSEIPTSYSSSSVTSSQLLLLQGSSNCSLAYSSSTNYNK; via the exons ATGCCTGTTTTTCGATGGCCTCTGCTTCTCCTTCTCCTCGCATTCTTTTCCCCCGTTTCCAGCCTTAACCCTCAGGGCCAAGCCCTCCTCGCGTGGCGGCGGACCTTCAACGCCTCCGTCGACGCGCTCAGCGGCTGGAGCCCTGACCACGCCACCCCGTGCTCGTGGTTTGGGATCTCCTGCAATTCTAAGAATGAGGTTGTGGCGATCAATTTGAAGTATATTGACCTCCTCGGGAATGTATTATCTGATTTTACCTCATTGAGGACTTTGAACGAACTGGTTCTGTGCGGGACTAATCTCAGTGGCCCAATTCCGCCGACAGTTGGCGAGCTTCAGCAATTGAAGTTGCTAGATTTGAGCGATAATTCATTAACCGGGGAGATTCCTGATTCAATTTGCACTCTGCAGAAGCTGGAGCAGCTCCATCTCAATAGCAACAGGCTTGAGGGTTCGATTCCGGTTGAAATCGGTAACCTCGCCGCGTTAACGGAGCTGACACTCTTCGATAACCAGCTCGTCGGCGGAATTCCGGCGAGCATTGGGAGGATGAAGCAGCTGGCAGTGATAAGAGCAGGCGGGAATAAGAACCTCGGTGGGGCTTTACCTCAGGAGATCGGAAACTGCTCGAATTTAGCCTTGTTGGGATTGGCGGAGACCAGCATTTCCGGATTCCTGCCGCCATCGCTGGGGCAGTTGAAGAAGCTGCAAACGCTGGCCATCTACACCACCCTCCTCTCAGGGAAAATCCCGCCGGAGCTAGGCGACTGCACCGAGCTTCGCAACATTTATTTATACGAAAACTCGCTAGCGGGATCGATTCCTGTTCAATTGGGGAAGCTGCAGAAGCTGGAGAATCTCCTGCTATGGCAGAACAGTTTGGTCGGAACCATCCCTCCGGAGCTCGGAAACTGCAGCAGATTGCTCGTGATCGACGCCTCGATGAATTCGCTAACCGGCGAGATCCCGGAGTCGTTCGGGAATTTGAGCTTGTTGCAGGAGCTGCAGCTCAGCGTGAACCAGATTTCCGGCAAGATTCCAAGCCAGCTCGGCAGCTGCACCGCGctgaatcttattgagctcgatAACAACCAATTATCCGGCAGCATTCCGGCGGAGTTCGGCAATTTGCGGAATTTGAGCCTGCTGTTTCTATGGCAGAATCGTCTGCAGGGAAACATTCCGCCGTCTTTATCCAACTGTCAAAACCTCGAAGCCGTTGACCTGTCGCAGAACGAGTTGACAGGTCCGATTCCGAGTGGAATATTCGATTTGCAGAATCTTAATAAGCTCTTGCTACTGGCTAACAATCTCTCCGGTCCCATTCCACCGGCGATCGGGAACTGTTCGTCGTTAATTCGGTTCCGCGCCAATGATAATAAGCTGACCGGAAATGTGCCGCCGGAGATTGGGAAGCTGAAGAGTTTGAATTTCTTCGATCTTGGATCGAATAGGCTGTCGGGGATCATTCCGCCGGAGATTTCTGGATGCCGGAATCTCACgtttcttgatcttcattcgaATTCTATATCAGGGAGTTTGCCGGAGAATTTGGATCATCTTGTTGCTTTACAGTTTCTAGATGTCTCGGATAATATGATCGGAGGTACGTTGAGTTCGAGCTTGGGCTCGTTGATCTCACTGACGAAGCTGGTTCTCGGGGTGAACCGGTTTTTGGGGTCGATTCCGAGCGAGTTGGGATCGTGTTCGAAGCTGCAGTTGCTGGATTTGAGCAGCAATGAGCTTGAGGGGACGATTCCGGCGAGTTTGGGGAAGATTCCAGCGCTTGAGATCGCGCTGAATCTGAGTTGGAACCGGCTCTCCGGTGGGATACCGAAGGAGTTCACGTCATTGGACCGGCTCGGGGTGTTGGATGTCTCTCACAACCAGCTCTCCGGCGACCTTCACTACCTTGCTGATCTTCAGAATCTCGTTGCACTCAATGTCTCCCACAACAACTTCTCCGGCCGCGTCCCGGACACACCGTTCTTCTCCAAGCTCCCGCTCAGCGTCCTCGCTGGAAACCCGGAGCTCTGCGTCACTGGCAGTGCATGCGCAGCCGACAAGGGTGGTGCCACCAGGCACGGGAAGGGGGCGAGGGTGGCCATGGTGGTGCTGCTCTGCACAGCGTGCATATTGCTGCTGACCGCTCTCTACTTGATCCTTGGTGGCAATATCCGGTCCCGTGGGTCCCGCAATGGCGACGTGGACAACGAGGATGATGTGGAGTTGGCAGCCCCATGGGAGGTCACTGTCTACCAGAAGCTTGACTTGTCAATCACTGACGTGGCCAAGTGCTTGACACCTGTCAACGTGCTCGGCCACGGCCGGACCGGGGTGGTCTACCGGGCTTTGAGTTCGGGCGGGCCCACCATCGCGGTCAAGAGATTCCAGTCTTCAGAGAAGTGCTCGGCCTCTGCATTCTCGTCAGAGATCGCGACACTAGCCCGCATCCGGCATCGGAACATCGTTAGGCTGCTTGGGTGGGCCGCGAACCGGAAGACCAAGCTATTGTTGTACGATTATCTTCCTAACGGCACATTAGGGGCATTACTGCACGACAGACAAGGGGAGCGGGTTGAGTGGGACACTCGGTTCAAGATAGCGTTGGGGGTCGCTGAGGGCCTCGCTTACCTGCACCATGACTGCGCACCGCCAATCCTCCACCGCGACGTCAAGACGCATAACATTCTACTCGGGGATCGGTACGAGCCGTGCTTGGCTGATTTTGGACTAGCAAGGTTTATGGATGGTGAAAATGCTGGCTCATTTTCAGCACACCCCCAACTTGCTGGATCATATGGTTACTTTGCTCCAG AGTATGCTTCCATGGTGAAAATAACGGAGAAGATCGATGTCTACAGCTACGGCGTCGTCCTACTAGAGATCATAACTGGCAAGAAGCCAGTCGACCCTTCGTTCCCGGACGGCCAGCACGTTGTCCAATGGGTACGCAACCACCTGAAGAGCAAACAGGACCCGGTCGACATAATAGACCAAGTTCTTCGAGGCCTCCCGGACACACAAATCCAAGAGATGCTCCAAGCCGTCGGAATCGCCCTTCTCTGCACGAGCAACCGGCCTGATGACCGCCCGGCCATGAAAGACGTGGTTGCCCTTTTGAAAGAGATCAAGCACGAGCCCGTGGCAGGAGCTGACCAAGCTCACAAGCCCACAGCTAGGTCGCCTAAAGGATCCGAGATCCCCACCTCATACTCGTCCTCATCAGTGACCTCGTCTCAGCTGCTGCTGCTCCAAGGATCATCTAATTGCTCCCTGGCTTACTCCTCTTCCACAAACTACAACAAATGA
- the LOC121749189 gene encoding oleosin H2-like — translation MAEHHHQGPTDAVKSYLPDNVPSTSQGLAVAILFPFGSILLSLSVLILTSTLFCIAVSAPLFLLFSPIIVPAVITLALAVVGFLTSGVFGITALSSFMWIVTYFRKMRASWPEQFEQARRRVGDAASHVGQNVREVGQKAQATAWS, via the coding sequence ATGGCGGAGCACCACCACCAGGGTCCCACGGACGCCGTGAAGAGTTACCTCCCCGACAACGTCCCCTCCACCTCCCAAGGACTCGCCGTCGCCATTCTCTTCCCATTCGGCAGCATCCTCCTCAGCCTCTCCGTCCTCATCCTCACCAGCACCCTCTTCTGCATCGCCGTCTCCGCCCCGCTCTTCCTCCTCTTCAGCCCCATTATTGTCCCGGCCGTCATCACTCTCGCCCTCGCAGTAGTCGGGTTCTTGACCTCCGGGGTTTTCGGCATCACGGCGCTCTCGTCGTTCATGTGGATCGTTACTTACTTTAGAAAGATGAGGGCGAGCTGGCCGGAGCAGTTCGAGCAAGCCAGGCGGCGCGTAGGGGACGCGGCGAGCCATGTGGGCCAGAATGTAAGGGAGGTGGGCCAAAAGGCCCAAGCTACCGCATGGTCTTGA